The following nucleotide sequence is from Streptomyces pactum.
GCTCCGCTGGAGACGTTGGGCAGCGCGAAGTGGTACGAGCCGCGGATCATGCCGACGTTGTACGACCCGTTGTACTGCTGGGCGAAGTAGGGGTTCTTGTAGCCGGTGCCCTCGGTCGCCTTCACGTAGGCGAACCGGACGCCGCTGTTCCAGAGCGTGGACCAGGCGACGTTGCCCTGGTGGCTGCTGACGTCCACCCCCTCCACGGAGGCGAGCAGCGAGGGCGCTTCCCCGGTGCCGCCGCGGGCACCGCCCTCGTGCTTGATGATCTGGGAGCCGGCCCAGTGGTCCTCGGGGTGGGGGGCGGGCCGGCGGTCGTCGGCCGAGGCGGCCGACGACAGCGACACGGTCATGGTGAGCAGGGTGGCGATGATCCCGGCGATGGCGGTCAGCGAGCGCCGGGCCGATCCAGGTCTGCGCGCGGGCATGGGTGCCTCCGAGGGGGGAGAGAGGAGGGTGACATGTGCTTGGTGTGCCCATGTCATCTTCGAAGCTACGGGCGTAGATAGGGACTGGGAAGGGGGGTCCGGTTGCCGCCGTTGGTCTAATCCTGCGAAATACTGGCGGAGCTGCGAGGACGCCCGCAGTCATCGGAAAGTTTCATTCGGCTGAAAATCCGGAGAGGGCCCTGACGTGGACAATACCGGCCGTGAGCCGTACGAGCCGGAAGGCTCACGCACCGAGGGCGCTACAGGTGTGGACCAGGCATTCCTGGCCCTTGAGCGCGAATTGGCCGTCTTTCTGCGCCGCGCCCGTGCCTCGTCCGGGGAAATGGCCCGCGAGGTGCATCCGGAACTGGAGCCCGCCGCCTACGGCCTGCTGGTCCGTCTGGCGGACGCCGGGCCGCAGCGGGCCACCGATCTGGCGGCGTACTTCGGCGTCGGCAAGGCGACGATGAGCCGTCAGCTGCGGGCCCTGGAGGAGCTGGGGCTGGTGACCCGCGCCCCGGACCCGGCCGACGGCCGCGCCTTCCTGGTGGAGCTGACGCCCGAGGGCCGGGAGCGGTTCCGGCGGGTGCGCGAGGCCCGCCGCAACCAGTACGCCCAGCGGCTGGCCGCCTGGGAGCGCTCCGAGGTGGCCGAGCTGGCCCGGCTGCTGCGTCGGCTGAACGGTACGGACCCCGGGCCCCGGAGCGGATCGGCGCCCTGACCCGGTGCCGCGGTGCGCGCCCGTCCGGGCGCCCGGACGTCCCGGTCGCCGTGCACCGCCCCCGCTCCGTGCGTCAGCCGTCCCCCGCCCGGGCGTCAGCCGTCCTCGCCCGTGCGCCCGGCCGTCCGTGCGTGCCGTCCCCGTCCGGCCGTCCGGCCGCGTCCGCCGTCCGGCGCCACTCGGAGGCCCGCCGCGCCGTCCCCCCTACAGCTCCGCGAAGAGCGCCGCCGCGTCGTCGTGCGCCTTGCCCCGCGGGAAGCGGGCGCCCGCCGGGTCGGCGCGCTCGGCGGCCCGCACCCGGTCGATCAGCCCCTGCGGCCCCTCCGTGCGCAGCACCGTGAAACACCGGCTCCAGTCGCCCTCGCCGAACACCTCCACCCAGCGGCCGGCGCCGTCGGTCAGGGCCGCGAGCGCCCGTATCCGGTCGGTGGGGACCTCCCCGGTCACCGCCCGGGCGGCCACCTGCGGGTCCGCCGCCGCGGTGAAGAACCCGTCCTCGGCGTTGCGCAGCGGGGCGAGGGTCCGGCCCGCCGCGCGGAGCCGGTCGATCCGGTCGTCCAGCACCGGGGTCACCGTGCCGTCGGGCGCCTCCAGCAGCAGCGCCGAGTCGGACAGGACCAGGTACTCCAGCCACGCCTCGTCCCAGCGCGCCAGGACGACGGTGGCCTGCGGAGTGAGCTTGTGAGAAAGATCACAGGTTGACCGGTGTTTGTCGGCGGTTCGTTCGATTGCGAGGGAGAGGCAGTCTGCCAGAGTCATATCCCGCCGCGAACCGGACAGTTCGAGGAGCGCGCCGCCGAGCCGGGCGGTGAACCAGGGCACGCCGTGCACGCACCCGTCGTCCGCCGGCGGGGGTGTGACCCCGTCCAGCAGGGCCAGCGCGCCACCGAGCCCCGACGCTGGTAGCGCTACTGACACGTAGTCCTCGTTGGGGCGTTGGGGGTCGCCCGGGGTGGTGGCGAGTTCGATGCGCATCCCGGCAGTCTGCCGGAGCGGTGCCGTCCCCGGGCCGTCCGGGGCGCGTGCGGCCGTGGCGTCCGCCGGCCGGTGCCAGATGCCGGTTTGGTGGGGGAAGTGGTATTTCCGGGCGGCTGTGGGCGCGAATCCTGCCAGGAGGCGATGGCGATTTCCAACTGCGGACGCCGCGCGGGTGCGTGGGGACCGGGAGCGGAAGTTGAAGGTCAACTTCGCAATGATGTTCACTCGTTCAGGTGGCCGGGCCAGTGTTGCGCGTCCGCCTCACAGTGGTACTTGGAATGGTCGGATTCCGTGCCAGGGGTGAGGGTCAGACACCATTGTTGAACCCCCGTCACCTCCTGGTTCCCCAGCGGATCGGGCGAGAAAAGATTGTGAGCACCGGTGCGGAAGAAGCGGCTTCGGGGCGGGAACGGCGAACACGGCGGAGAACCGGCGCGGGGCGTTCAGCCGCGGGCAGCCGACTCCGCCGGGCAGGCCGCGACTCCGCCCGGGGAGACCGCCGGCACCGGTGAGCGGACCGCCGCCGCGGACGCGCCGGGCACGGATCCGGCCACCGGCGGTACGGCGCCGGCCCCCGCCGCGCCCGCCCCCCGCCGCGCCCGCCCCCCCGCCGCGCCGGCCCCGGCTCCCGCCGGCCCGGCCCGCCGCACCGCCCGGGTCCGCAACCGGCTGGTCGGCTCGGTCGCCGTGGTCGCCGTCGCGGTCGCGGCCGCCGCGGCCCCCGCCGTCGCCGCCGCCATCGACCGCACCCACGACTCCCAGCGCCTGGTCGATCTCTCCCGCACCAGCCGCGAGGCGGTGGTGCTGGCCCACGCGCTCGCCGACGAGCGCGACGCCATGACCGAGTTCGTCGCGGCCGGCCGCAGTTCCGCCGCCGGGGCCGGGGTCTCCGAGAGCCAGCGGGCCCGGGTGGACCGGCAGGTCGCCGAACTCCGCCCGGACGTGTCCGGCGGGCTGCGGCGGCAGCTGGACGACCTGCCCCGGCTGCGCCAGCAGGCGCTCACCGGGCGCGGCTCGGCGCTGGAGGTCGCCGAGAAGTACACCGGGACCGTGCAGGCGCTGCTCGACCTCTCCGGCGGCCTCGCCCGGAAGATGCCCGAGCGCGCGGACACCGGCAGCGCGGCGGCCCTCGCCTCGCTCGCCCGGGCCGACGAGCAGGCGTCCGCCGTCCGCGGGCTGCTGCTGGGCGCGCTCGCCGCCGACGGCGACCGCCGCGGCCTGGTCGCCGCCGCCCGGCGCGCCGACGTCCGGGAGAAGGCCGCGCTCGCCGACTTCGAGCAGCTCGCCCCCGCCGACGTACGGGAGCGGTTCACCCGCACCGTGAACGGCACCGAGGTGACCACCGCCGAGCGCTACCTGGAACGGCTCACCGACGACACCGAGCTGTCCCCCGCCGAACTGATGCTGGAGACCGAGCGGGTCGGCGCGGCCCTCACCGCCCGCATCGACCGGATGCGCGGGGTGGAGTCCGCCCTGGCCGCCGCCGAGGTGGAGCGGCTGGAGAAGCTGCGCGACGAGGACGTCACCGAGCTGGAGATCCGGATCGCGCTCGCCGCCGCCTGCCTGCTGGCCGCCCTGGGCGCCGGCGTCTGGGCCGCCCGCTCCATGACCCGGCCGCTGGCCGCCCTCCGGCTGGGCGCGCGGCGGGTCGCCGCCGACCCGGTCGGCGAGGAGCCGGTGGCCTTCCGCGGCCGCCGGGACGAGTTCGCCGACGTGGTGCGCAGCGTCAACGAGCTGAAGGAGATCGCCCGCCGGGAGCACGAGCGCGCCGCCCGGCTGGACGCCGACCGGACCCGGATGGTCGGCGAGCGCCGCCGGCTGGCCGACGAGCGCACCGAGCTGCGCCGCGAGCGGGACGAGATCGCCGCCCGGCTGGACGGCCTGCGCGCCCGGGTGCACGGCAGCTTCGTCAGCCTGGCGCTGCGCAACCTCGGCCTGATCGAGCGCCAGCTGGCGGTGATCGAGGGGCTGGAGGAGAAGGAGCAGGACCCGGACCGGCTGGAGACCCTCTTCCAGCTCGACCACCTCGCCACCGGGATGCGCCGCTACAGCGAGAACCTGCTGGTCATCGCCGGTTCCGAGAACAAGGCCACGCACCCGGGCCCGGTGCCGCTGCTCGATGTGCTGCGCGCCGCGATCAGCGAGGTCGAGCGGTACGACCGGGTGCAGATCCACTCGCTGCCGCCGCACACCCATGTCGCCGGGTTCGCCGCCGACAGCATGAGCCACCTCATCGCCGAACTGGTGGAGAACGCCACCACCTTCTCCCCGCCGGACGCCCATGTGCAGATCTCCGGCTGGCTGCTGGACTCCGGCGAACTGCTGCTGTCGGTGCAGGACGAGGGCATCGGCATGACCCCGGAGCGCTTCGAGGAGCTGAACGCCCGGCTCGCCGAGCCCGTCCCGGACTACTGCCAGGGCCCCAACGCCGAGGACCCGCTGGGCCTCGGCCTGTACGTGGTGACCCGGCTCGCCGCCCGGCACGGTGTGAAGGTCCAGCTGCGCGCGCAGAAGCAGGGCGGGGTCGCCGCCATGGTGGTGCTGCCGACGAAGATCCTGCCCGCGCCGCCGGCCGGCGCCCGGACCGGGCCCGCGCGGGGCGAGCCGGACACCGGCGCCGGCCCCGCCGGCCCGGGGACCTCCCGCCCCGCCACCGGGGCCGGCGGCCGCTCGCTGTCCGCGCCCTCCCCCCGGACCCGCGGCGCCCGGCGCGCCGCGGCGCTGTCCGAGGAGCGGGAACCGGTCCGTCCGCAGCACCGCCCGGCGGCCGAGGAGGCCATAGGGCGGCCCGGCGACCGGTGGCACCCGGGCGACCCGGCGGCCGACGACCGCACCCAGGACGGCCCCGAGGGCCCCGGCGCGACCGGGCGCCCCGGCGGGGACGAGCGGGAACCGGGCCACCGTGACCCGGATTTCCCGCCGGACCACGAGGTGACCGTGGCGCCCGGCACGGACCCGATGGTGGCCGCCGCCGAACGCACCATCCAGCTCGCCGCGATGCGCGGGGAACTGCGCCACACGGGTCCGGGCCGCCGGACCGGGACGGAACGGACCGGGGACGGGGCCGGCGCGCAGGAGCGGCCCGGCGCCGCCACCCCGGCGGGGACCGGCGGACCGGACGAGGACACCACGCCCGCGTACGACGAGCGGCCCGCCGGGTACGGCGAGCGGCCGGACGCCTCCGCGACCCCGGACCGCGACCACGACGCGCGGCCGACCGCCGGGGCGCACGGCGGCCACGACGCGCCGTCGTTCCCCGGCGACCGGCCCTTCCGCGACGGGGAGTCGCCCGCTGCCGCGCACGCGGACCGTGACGCGCGCGCCGACCGCGACACGCACGCGGACCGTGACGCGCGCCCCGGGCGCGCCGCCGGCGACGAGGGCCCCGGGCGGAACGCGCCCGGCGCGTTCCCGGCGCACGGCCGGCACGCCGCCCGCCCGGAGCACGCGGCCGACCGCACGCCCCCGGCGCAGGACGGAGACGGCCGGCCCGGGCGGGACGACCGCCGGACGCCCGCCACCGGGGACACCCCGCCCGCCGTGGCGGGCCCCGGAGCGGTGCCGGAGAGCGCTGCCCCGGTGGCCGGGGTGGCCTGGGGCGCGCCCGAGGTGCCCGGCGTACCACCGGCCGACGACGTACCGCCGGCCGCCGACCGGCCCGGCGCACCGCCGGTGTCCGGGGAGCCGGGCCGCCCGCCCGCGCTGCCGCGCCGCGAGCGCCGCGGCACCGGCTCCGCCGGCCGCGCGGCCACCCCGGAGGCCGGGCCCGGCGCCCGCCCGTCGCGGGGCGGCACCGGTGCGGAGCCCGCCCCGGACGGCACCCCGGCCCGGGGCGTCGCCTGGCGGCGGCCGGACCCGGTGGCCCCCGGTGTGCACCCGGAACCGCCGTCGCCGACCGCGGCCCCGCAACCCGCCGGGCCCACCGCGCCGTGGGGCGCGCCGTCCGGCGCCGGACACGGCCGGCCGGCCGTGCCCGCGGACGGTGCCGGGCCGGAGGCGGATCCGTCCGGGCGGACCGCACCGCCGCCGCTGCCCACCCGGTCCGGCCGCGGCCGGGCCGCCCGCCGGGCCGCGGGCGCCGACGACTGGCCCCTCGGCGGCGGCGACCGGTCCACCGGCGCCACCCCGGAACCGGCGCCCGGCGACCCGCGGGACGCGGGCGCCCCCGGAGCGGACTACCCCGGCCGCGGCCGGACCGCCCCGGACGGGACCGGCCCGCGCCGGGCCCCCGGCGCCGCCGGCGGACCGGACCGGGAGCCCACGCCCCCGGGCGGCCTGCCGCGCCGGAAGGCACCGGCCGCCCCGGCCGCCGGGCCGGACGCGCCGGCCGCCCCGGTACGGCGGCTGACGGACAAGGGACTGCCCAAGCGCACCCCGCGCACCGTGGCCCGTCCCGCCGCGGCCGGGCGTGAGCGTGCCCGCGGCGTCAACGCCGAGGAACTCCGCCGCAGGCTGGGCGGTTTCCAGCAGGGCGCGCGCGAGGGCCGGCGGGACGCCGAGGCCGAGGTCCGGGGCGGCCCGGCGGCCACCGCCGGGCGGCCGGGCGGGACCAACGCGGCACGCGGCGGCTTCCCGCCCGGGCCGCGCACGCAGGGACAGGCGGGGCCTCGGCACCGGCCGGGACCGCACACGGGGCCGCAGGACGAGGCCGGGACTGTTGAGGAGGCACGGGATTGAACGCGCCCAGTAGTACCTACGGGCTGAGCAACGAGGCCCGCAATCTGCACTGGCTGCTCGCCAACCTGGTCGAGGAGGTGCCCGGCGTCCGCTCGGTGGCCGTGGTCTCCTCCGACGGTCTGCTGCTGCTCTCCTCCGACCCGGGACACGGCGAGCCGGCCGAGTACGACCCGACGGCGCAGGACGGGCCGAAGGGGTCCAGCGCCGACCTGGCGACCATCGTCTCGGGACTGGGCAGCCTGACGCTGGGCGCGTCCCAGCTGATGGACGGCGGCGGGGTCAAGCAGACGATGGTCGCGATGGAGGAGGGCAGCCTCTTCGTCATGTCCATCAGCGACGGTTCGCTGCTGGGGGTGCACGCCTCCCCGGACTGCGACATGACTGTGGTCGCCTACCACATGGCGCTCTTCGTCGGCCGTGCCGGACACGTCCTCACCCCCGAGCTCCGCAGCGAGCTGCGGAGGTCGCTGGAGTCGCAACGGTGACCGTCTCCTCCGGTCTACCGGTCCGCGGACTGCACCCGCGCAAACCCTCCCGGGTACGGCCGTACTCGCTCACCGGCGGCCGTACCCGGGGCGGTCACGTGCTGCTGGTGGAGACGTTCGTGGCGGCGCTGGACGACCCGGAGGACGGGGCGGAGGAGACCGGTGACGGCCGGGGCGAGCGGATGCTGCCGGAGGTCGCGGAGAT
It contains:
- a CDS encoding lysozyme, with amino-acid sequence MPARRPGSARRSLTAIAGIIATLLTMTVSLSSAASADDRRPAPHPEDHWAGSQIIKHEGGARGGTGEAPSLLASVEGVDVSSHQGNVAWSTLWNSGVRFAYVKATEGTGYKNPYFAQQYNGSYNVGMIRGSYHFALPNVSSGAAQANYFVDNGGGWSRDGKTLPGALDIEYNPYGSTCYGKSQTAMVSWLKDFVNTYRARTGRDPVIYTSTSWWKTCTGNNASFGSINPLWIPRYGSSVGELPAGWAFHTIWQYTSTGPTVGDHNLFNGAYDRLQALAYG
- a CDS encoding MarR family winged helix-turn-helix transcriptional regulator produces the protein MDNTGREPYEPEGSRTEGATGVDQAFLALERELAVFLRRARASSGEMAREVHPELEPAAYGLLVRLADAGPQRATDLAAYFGVGKATMSRQLRALEELGLVTRAPDPADGRAFLVELTPEGRERFRRVREARRNQYAQRLAAWERSEVAELARLLRRLNGTDPGPRSGSAP
- a CDS encoding nitrate- and nitrite sensing domain-containing protein, with product MRKKRLRGGNGEHGGEPARGVQPRAADSAGQAATPPGETAGTGERTAAADAPGTDPATGGTAPAPAAPAPRRARPPAAPAPAPAGPARRTARVRNRLVGSVAVVAVAVAAAAAPAVAAAIDRTHDSQRLVDLSRTSREAVVLAHALADERDAMTEFVAAGRSSAAGAGVSESQRARVDRQVAELRPDVSGGLRRQLDDLPRLRQQALTGRGSALEVAEKYTGTVQALLDLSGGLARKMPERADTGSAAALASLARADEQASAVRGLLLGALAADGDRRGLVAAARRADVREKAALADFEQLAPADVRERFTRTVNGTEVTTAERYLERLTDDTELSPAELMLETERVGAALTARIDRMRGVESALAAAEVERLEKLRDEDVTELEIRIALAAACLLAALGAGVWAARSMTRPLAALRLGARRVAADPVGEEPVAFRGRRDEFADVVRSVNELKEIARREHERAARLDADRTRMVGERRRLADERTELRRERDEIAARLDGLRARVHGSFVSLALRNLGLIERQLAVIEGLEEKEQDPDRLETLFQLDHLATGMRRYSENLLVIAGSENKATHPGPVPLLDVLRAAISEVERYDRVQIHSLPPHTHVAGFAADSMSHLIAELVENATTFSPPDAHVQISGWLLDSGELLLSVQDEGIGMTPERFEELNARLAEPVPDYCQGPNAEDPLGLGLYVVTRLAARHGVKVQLRAQKQGGVAAMVVLPTKILPAPPAGARTGPARGEPDTGAGPAGPGTSRPATGAGGRSLSAPSPRTRGARRAAALSEEREPVRPQHRPAAEEAIGRPGDRWHPGDPAADDRTQDGPEGPGATGRPGGDEREPGHRDPDFPPDHEVTVAPGTDPMVAAAERTIQLAAMRGELRHTGPGRRTGTERTGDGAGAQERPGAATPAGTGGPDEDTTPAYDERPAGYGERPDASATPDRDHDARPTAGAHGGHDAPSFPGDRPFRDGESPAAAHADRDARADRDTHADRDARPGRAAGDEGPGRNAPGAFPAHGRHAARPEHAADRTPPAQDGDGRPGRDDRRTPATGDTPPAVAGPGAVPESAAPVAGVAWGAPEVPGVPPADDVPPAADRPGAPPVSGEPGRPPALPRRERRGTGSAGRAATPEAGPGARPSRGGTGAEPAPDGTPARGVAWRRPDPVAPGVHPEPPSPTAAPQPAGPTAPWGAPSGAGHGRPAVPADGAGPEADPSGRTAPPPLPTRSGRGRAARRAAGADDWPLGGGDRSTGATPEPAPGDPRDAGAPGADYPGRGRTAPDGTGPRRAPGAAGGPDREPTPPGGLPRRKAPAAPAAGPDAPAAPVRRLTDKGLPKRTPRTVARPAAAGRERARGVNAEELRRRLGGFQQGAREGRRDAEAEVRGGPAATAGRPGGTNAARGGFPPGPRTQGQAGPRHRPGPHTGPQDEAGTVEEARD
- a CDS encoding roadblock/LC7 domain-containing protein, translating into MNAPSSTYGLSNEARNLHWLLANLVEEVPGVRSVAVVSSDGLLLLSSDPGHGEPAEYDPTAQDGPKGSSADLATIVSGLGSLTLGASQLMDGGGVKQTMVAMEEGSLFVMSISDGSLLGVHASPDCDMTVVAYHMALFVGRAGHVLTPELRSELRRSLESQR
- a CDS encoding DUF742 domain-containing protein, whose translation is MTVSSGLPVRGLHPRKPSRVRPYSLTGGRTRGGHVLLVETFVAALDDPEDGAEETGDGRGERMLPEVAEIVGLCRRMRSVAEISALLKIPLGVVRVLLSDLADQGKIRVYGTGRGPGQPDRALLERVLIGLRSL